The Coffea arabica cultivar ET-39 chromosome 10e, Coffea Arabica ET-39 HiFi, whole genome shotgun sequence region CAACACATatgaaaatttcataaaaatatttcatcGAGCATGTTGTTAACTGATCTATGATGTTTATTTCAGAACTCAATTTATAATGccatagtaattttttttgttaaaattgcTGTTTGAATTTGAGTTTTTCACAAAATGTTTTGAGATATTcacatatttttaattatttttacacCTCACAAAAATTACATTAGTATCTTatatttttctaccaaaaaaatcccaaaaactcTAATCCAAATGGGTCTTACTTTTCTCAAGTCACGTCAATTATCATCACAATGACTTGAGAGGAGTAATCACGTTTGATGCGGCATTAAAATTTTAGTagcaaattttcaaaagaattcAACTACACTAAACTAGTTCTCTATTGATTATTTTAATCGATAAAAGATTCTGATTctgattatttattttttgtgacaTTCTCgtttacttttatatttagattatagattttttatcaatcatcaataaagttaaaatttataatcaaccaaaaattagtttttgctGATTATAATCATTTACCATAATTAGATTAtataaaatctaaaattttaattttgaataatcAATTTTTTGATTTGCTTTTATATTTagattatagattttttttgcCAATcgtaaaaaaactaaaatttataatcaatcaaaaaataagttttgcTGATTATAACTTTAGATTATATATAATCTAAAGCAAAATTGAGAGAGGTTAAAATTCGGGAGTTGAgccattttttaatttgtttgttGGTAAGAGACTTTTAGGGTAATAAGATACTCCTTTCCAAAAAAAAGTACAACAACAAAAgtgaaggaaaataaaaaagaaaaagaaaagaattcaaaagaagagagaaagagagaaaaaaaggctGAGGAAAGGTCCGAGAGGACAAAAGAATCAAAGAGTCGGCGCCCTTTGTCTACGCCGACCAATTATCACATCGTTTCCCCTACCTCTCAAATCTCCTCCTTTTTCAACCCTTTTCTTTCCATCTATACTactttctcttttcaatttcttttcttttccttactTATTaagctttttatttatttatagttAGCCCTTTAGTTTGATGGTTAACCTCTTTGATTCTTTGGTTTTTGCCTAATCGGTCTAATTTTCTTccgttttaatatattttttccaCTAATCGGAAGAAGATACCCGATTTTGCTTGTTTTTAGTTCTAGGGTTTTTCTTTCAACccagaaaatttctttttttttttaactggtTTTTTCGAGTTGGGGAAAAGAAATGGGAGGAGGGGCAATTGCTGAGTCGAGTCAGTCTCAAAGTGACAGAACTGCTGCGAATTATAATAGTAGTAATGCTGTGGATGTCAAAGATGGTAAAAAGAAAAAGCGTCGATCCAGAAGAACCAAGCAGAATTCTTCGATTCCaggttattttcttttttttttctttttataatttttgtttatgGTTTTGTTGTAATTATGCATAATTTTTACTTTGCTGTTCTTGGGAATTTTGAATGCTTTAGATAATTCTATTATGGGTTTTTTTTAAGTGGTTGCTTTactgttcttttcttttaagggctttaatttttcctttttcgatAGGGCTATGAGTATTAGAAAAGTTGTTCTTTGAGTACTCGTAGATTCTTAAAGTTTGAATCTTTCTGAAAAATTTTATGCTCTGCTGTATTAAACATAGGAAATCGATAGTCTTGGTaaaaaattatttgcaaaactgccaagttttgaattttggttaATGTCTtcaaatcagttttttttttccctttttatattGGCTCTTTTTGTTAGTAAATGTTGTTCTGTTTAGTGAAGTAATGCTGCTtctgttttttccttctttggGAAAGTCGGTGAAGGGTGGAAAGGGCATGCTAAAATGGTTAATTGATGAAGAGTGTGCAATTGTTAGTTATTTGTTGTGTAGGGAATAATTAAAGGTATTCATGCTCAGTTTTGTACAAATTCTATTACTCAATGTACAGAGAATAGTGTTTTTATTGTACATAGTTCAGTGACAATTGACAATCCTGGCACGCTTTTTCACAAATTTGTGGTTTCTCTTTTTGTATTATATATTAGGAATGTTTTGTTCAGAAAAGTGactttttgcaaaatttcttaTCTTGAAGCAGCCAGTAGTGGTTCAGTGAACAATGAGATACATGTTGGGGAAACGGAACTTTTGGATAATGTGGGATCTAATGAGAATCAAGTGCCGCGAGCATCTGATGTGGCTTTCAGTTCATTGCCGGTTATGCATGTAACTGATCAGAAGTCAGAACGTGAAAAAGGAAGCCTTCAAAATCAGCATAGTTTGGAAGCTGATGATGAAAATGGAAGCGTAATTTCCAACTGCTGTCCTGAGGCAATTGTTGGTTGCCAAGTGTTAAAAGACTCAGATGTGGATGTGGATGTGGACCCGATGCCATCCCACAGGGGCAATGGTAGAGCACAGAGAAAGTATTTTGCCTCGCACTGGCCTGAAGAAGCTGTTACAAAGGCACTAGAGGTGTGTTTAGCAATGATATTTAATCACTGTGGATGTTTAATGTGAGTTTTAGATATGAAGGTGACTCTTTTCTCTTTACATTTTGCAGAATGGAGAAGTTTTCAAGGCACTATTTCGTGTCAATGCTCACAATAGACTTGAGGTTTGTTCAAACTATTATCCTTTTAAGCCAATTTGGATTCCGCCATCATGATGTCTTGTATGCCATATACGGAATGAATGATGGTCTTTTACCTATTCCCTTGCAGGCCTACTGCAAAATCGATGGACTGCCAACAGATGTTCTTATTAATGGGTTTTTGGCTCAAAATAGAGCTGTAAGTGCCCCGTGTCTTTCAGATATTACAttacttttagtattttttttgcaaaatgtcgTCCTGTATATCAAGTTAGATTTGGTCAGAAATAAGTAGTTCTAAAGACACTCTAGTTGAGTATGTCTACAGATGCCCTAATACAAGCCTTTGAATCTATGTCAAATCTTTGCAGTAGTTGAGGACTTTAAATCTAAAAATGATCGTCTCGTCAGGGCTTTATATGTTTCTTGGATGCTAAATTGGTTTTAGGTTCATGGGGTGGAGTTCTTGTGGATCTTTCTaactagaaaaaaaattgaatttacaAGATTTTTCCAGAAAGACTTTTCCAAAAAGCCCTGGAACCAGTTGCAATGTAAGACCAGTTATAAATTCAGGTTTTCATTTGcagttttttttgttaaaaatctTTTCCCATACAGCAAAACATGAAGGTTTGCTCATTTTCTTTGGTCACAAATGACTGTTTGACTTACAACTGAACCAGATAAAAAAAGTTAGTTTCAGTTCTCAGCATGTGTTGGTTTATGTTCATGGCAATATATGTTTTGTTGTCTCCCTAAACAAAATTGATCTGGAGCCTTTTTGGTATTAGTTCATATTGCTCGTTTCTTTTAATTTAGATGCTGGTTGATAGTAAAGTGTGCTTATATAGGTTGAGGGGGACATTGTTGCTATCAGAGTTGATCCTCCATCTTTATGGACTAAAATGAAAGGATTCACTGCCACAGTGGAGAATCCTGCTGCTGTTAATGATTGTAATTTGCATGCAGAAGCTGCCACTGTCATGCAAGATTGCCTTAAAGGGAAAAACAAGGTAGATATGGATAGCGATTGTTCTGATTGTGGGCATTTTTCGACTCCTAAAAATAGGTTGTGCTACAAAAATGGCTATTGCTCTGAAGAAATTGTTTGTCCGGAATTTGTAGGAGCATCAGATAAAGGTTATTTGAATGGACCATGTTCTCTTATGTCAGACGATTTGGGAGCTGGCTGTTTTATCAGGAGTGATGAAGCTGTATATTCAGTGGCAAAACTATGTGGCATTGTGaattcatttccatcaaaacgCCCAACTGGTAGAGTTGTCAGCATAATTGAGCGGTCCCCTCGGCGGAACACTATTCTTGGATTTCTTGGTGTTAAGCAGTTGATTCGCAGTAGAGAGGTTAGCAGCAAAGACTCCAAAAAGAACAAATTCTCGTCATTTTCTGTGAATTATGAATTTATCATGTTAACACCGACGGatccaaaatttccaaaaatgatGTTATCTTTGAAAAGTCTACCGCCACACATCGAGAACAGGTTGATGGTCGGTGATGCAACAGTTGAGATGGACCTTGTAGCTGCAAGCATTGTTGACTGGGTAGAAGAAAGTAATGTTCCAGAAGCACGAGTGACTCACAGTTTTGGAAGAGGTGGAGAAATAGAAGCACATATTGCTGCTATTTTGTATGAAAATCTAATTGATGCTTCTGAATTTGCTCCAGAAACACTTTCCTGTCTTCCACATGGTCCTTGGGAGGTACCACAAAAGGAATTTGAGAGTAGAAGGGATTTAAGAAAGTTGTGCATTTTTACAATTGATCCTTCTACTGCTACTGATCTTGATGATGCATTGTCAGTTGAAACCTTAGCAAATGGCATTTCCCGAGTGGGGGTTCACATAGCTGATGTATCTTACTTTGTTCTACCAGACACTGCTTTAGACATTGATGCCCAAATTCGATCTACAAGTGTGTATATGTTGCAGCAAAAATTGCCAATGTTGCCTCCACTACTTTCAGATAATTTCGGTTCACTAAATCCTGGAGTGGAC contains the following coding sequences:
- the LOC113712726 gene encoding DIS3-like exonuclease 2 isoform X1, translated to MGGGAIAESSQSQSDRTAANYNSSNAVDVKDGKKKKRRSRRTKQNSSIPAASSGSVNNEIHVGETELLDNVGSNENQVPRASDVAFSSLPVMHVTDQKSEREKGSLQNQHSLEADDENGSVISNCCPEAIVGCQVLKDSDVDVDVDPMPSHRGNGRAQRKYFASHWPEEAVTKALENGEVFKALFRVNAHNRLEAYCKIDGLPTDVLINGFLAQNRAVEGDIVAIRVDPPSLWTKMKGFTATVENPAAVNDCNLHAEAATVMQDCLKGKNKVDMDSDCSDCGHFSTPKNRLCYKNGYCSEEIVCPEFVGASDKGYLNGPCSLMSDDLGAGCFIRSDEAVYSVAKLCGIVNSFPSKRPTGRVVSIIERSPRRNTILGFLGVKQLIRSREVSSKDSKKNKFSSFSVNYEFIMLTPTDPKFPKMMLSLKSLPPHIENRLMVGDATVEMDLVAASIVDWVEESNVPEARVTHSFGRGGEIEAHIAAILYENLIDASEFAPETLSCLPHGPWEVPQKEFESRRDLRKLCIFTIDPSTATDLDDALSVETLANGISRVGVHIADVSYFVLPDTALDIDAQIRSTSVYMLQQKLPMLPPLLSDNFGSLNPGVDRLAFSMFWDINPTGEVLDRWIGRTIICSCCKLSYEQTEDIIDDRFDVRSSNFLLNNWPDLHGCFEWSDVITSVKNLNEISRILKKRRLNDGALSLESPKIVFLFDEDGIPYDSVIRRRKGSEFLVEEFMLLANKTAAEVITRAYPSSALLRRHPGPNLRKLREFEAFCNRNGLMLDSSSSAQLHRSFERIRGELKNDSVMFDILMSYASRPMQLAAYFCSGDTKDGESDKSHYALAVPLYTHFTSPLRRYPDIVVHRTLAATLEAEETCMKHRESLQKLDANELMGLKCFTGVQYLKDIVESVEAQESLSAAASKHGIPSADIIADVAAHCNDRKLATRHVSDATNKLYTWALLRKKEVLCLEARVLGLGPRFMSIYIHRLAVERRIYYDDVEGLAVEWLDETSTLVLSRYTSKHHNRRGSPGKCRRLEEVAWIVSPADIGLRQNLYGRNGSDKDKADCQIDGDVILSATSENLVVEPAVFPLTVHLLSTIPVALHAVGGDDGPIDIGARLYVSSYFR
- the LOC113712726 gene encoding DIS3-like exonuclease 2 isoform X2 yields the protein MGGGAIAESSQSQSDRTAANYNSSNAVDVKDGKKKKRRSRRTKQNSSIPASSGSVNNEIHVGETELLDNVGSNENQVPRASDVAFSSLPVMHVTDQKSEREKGSLQNQHSLEADDENGSVISNCCPEAIVGCQVLKDSDVDVDVDPMPSHRGNGRAQRKYFASHWPEEAVTKALENGEVFKALFRVNAHNRLEAYCKIDGLPTDVLINGFLAQNRAVEGDIVAIRVDPPSLWTKMKGFTATVENPAAVNDCNLHAEAATVMQDCLKGKNKVDMDSDCSDCGHFSTPKNRLCYKNGYCSEEIVCPEFVGASDKGYLNGPCSLMSDDLGAGCFIRSDEAVYSVAKLCGIVNSFPSKRPTGRVVSIIERSPRRNTILGFLGVKQLIRSREVSSKDSKKNKFSSFSVNYEFIMLTPTDPKFPKMMLSLKSLPPHIENRLMVGDATVEMDLVAASIVDWVEESNVPEARVTHSFGRGGEIEAHIAAILYENLIDASEFAPETLSCLPHGPWEVPQKEFESRRDLRKLCIFTIDPSTATDLDDALSVETLANGISRVGVHIADVSYFVLPDTALDIDAQIRSTSVYMLQQKLPMLPPLLSDNFGSLNPGVDRLAFSMFWDINPTGEVLDRWIGRTIICSCCKLSYEQTEDIIDDRFDVRSSNFLLNNWPDLHGCFEWSDVITSVKNLNEISRILKKRRLNDGALSLESPKIVFLFDEDGIPYDSVIRRRKGSEFLVEEFMLLANKTAAEVITRAYPSSALLRRHPGPNLRKLREFEAFCNRNGLMLDSSSSAQLHRSFERIRGELKNDSVMFDILMSYASRPMQLAAYFCSGDTKDGESDKSHYALAVPLYTHFTSPLRRYPDIVVHRTLAATLEAEETCMKHRESLQKLDANELMGLKCFTGVQYLKDIVESVEAQESLSAAASKHGIPSADIIADVAAHCNDRKLATRHVSDATNKLYTWALLRKKEVLCLEARVLGLGPRFMSIYIHRLAVERRIYYDDVEGLAVEWLDETSTLVLSRYTSKHHNRRGSPGKCRRLEEVAWIVSPADIGLRQNLYGRNGSDKDKADCQIDGDVILSATSENLVVEPAVFPLTVHLLSTIPVALHAVGGDDGPIDIGARLYVSSYFR